Proteins co-encoded in one Ziziphus jujuba cultivar Dongzao chromosome 9, ASM3175591v1 genomic window:
- the LOC107427924 gene encoding F-box/kelch-repeat protein At3g27150 — protein sequence MFNLKEEERDYLCKNDCTSFWVTSQSATPSEKIRVVSETNLRLGLNSNVYSSKNGNLSGSPTVEPQDADYKIPRLIDEVEDLILSRVPRSDYGNVCLVSKRYLSLLKSGQLFRIRNENGLAEPSVFVLANNETSWWTFDRKFKSARKLPILPSTDGCFNNGDKESLCAGTHLLVLGRELEGSVIWRYQLASNRWSKAPSMINSRCMFASATCGNFGYIAGGNDTETYREILNSAEKYNPESGSWERLPNMHKKRRASSGCFMDNKFFVIGGNNKEEGNLKCAEAFDVKKNTWEWIPNMLENLPVIAAQSPPLVAVVNNQLYYLEHSNNELMVYLKNTKSWKNLGSVPVRADLRRGWGVAFKSLGNELLVIGASTNSNASHSMTVYSCSPDPDATQLHWNPLQCGLNELNHFIKNCSVMIL from the coding sequence ATGTTCAAtctaaaggaagaagaaagggaTTACTTGTGCAAGAATGATTGCACAAGTTTTTGGGTTACTTCTCAAAGTGCCACCCCATCTGAAAAGATTAGGGTCGTCTCTGAGACCAATCTGCGACTAGGACTGAATAGCAATGTATATTCTTCCAAAAATGGCAATTTGTCTGGTTCCCCGACTGTGGAACCTCAGGATGCAGATTACAAAATTCCTCGGCTCATTGATGAGGTAGAGGATTTGATCTTGTCTAGAGTTCCTAGATCAGACTATGGCAACGTTTGTCTTGTCAGCAAGCGATATTTATCACTTCTGAAAAGTGGGCAGCTCTTTAGGATTAGAAACGAAAATGGGTTGGCAGAGCCATCTGTTTTTGTGTTGGCGAACAATGAGACAAGTTGGTGGACATTTGATCGCAAATTCAAGTCTGCGAGGAAGCTCCCCATCTTACCATCAACTGATGGCTGCTTCAACAATGGAGACAAGGAATCCCTTTGCGCTGGAACTCACCTGCTTGTTTTAGGCAGAGAGTTGGAAGGTTCTGTTATATGGAGGTACCAATTAGCTTCGAACAGGTGGTCCAAGGCTCCTTCCATGATCAACTCAAGGTGTATGTTTGCATCTGCCACATGTGGCAACTTTGGATACATAGCTGGTGGCAATGATACAGAGACTTATAGGGAAATCTTGAACTCTGCTGAGAAATACAACCCTGAAAGTGGATCGTGGGAGCGCCTTCCTAATATGCACAAGAAGAGAAGGGCTAGCTCGGGTTGTTTCATGGATAACAAGTTCTTTGTTATTGGAGGAAACAACAAGGAAGAAGGGAATCTCAAATGTGCTGAAGCCTTTGATGTGAAGAAAAACACATGGGAATGGATCCCAAACATGTTGGAAAACCTTCCAGTGATAGCAGCTCAATCTCCTCCTCTTGTTGCGGTGGTGAACAACCAGCTCTACTATCTCGAGCATTCTAACAATGAGCTGATGGTTTACTTGAAGAATACAAAGTCATGGAAGAATTTAGGAAGTGTCCCAGTTAGAGCTGATTTGCGTAGAGGCTGGGGAGTAGCCTTTAAATCACTTGGAAATGAGCTACTTGTCATTGGTGCTTCCACAAATTCTAATGCCAGCCATTCTATGACTGTATACAGTTGCAGCCCTGATCCAGATGCTACACAATTGCATTGGAATCCTCTTCAATGTGGACTAAACGAGCTCAACCACTTCATCAAGAATTGTTCTGTCATGATCTTATGA
- the LOC107427946 gene encoding SWI/SNF complex component SNF12 homolog, with the protein MSVNSNNQPKSLGVGSSSPFGNAGMVAPSMGGNPTFSQSQAHIAAGFQNQFQLSQAQAIAQAQSKAQAQVQAAHAQFQAQLQAQGLTLNQNQGIANLGSSSPSLSTPGNSGLKRFPQKPPMRPPGISPTNMLSSLRTMELTPAARRKKQKLPEKQLQDKVSAILPESALYTQLLEFEARVDTALSRKKVDIQEALKSPPCIQKTLRIYVFNTFANQIRTIPKKPNAEPPTWTLKIVGRILEDGIDPDQPGVVQKTNPLYPKFSSFFKRVTISLDQRLYPDNHIIMWENARSPAPHEGFEVKRKGDKEFTVNIRLEMNYMPEKFKLSQPLMEVLGIEVDTRPRIIAAIWQYVKARKLQNPNDPSFFYCDPPLQKVFGEDRMKFTMVSQKISQHLFPPQPIHLEHKIKLSGNSPVGTACYDVLVDVPFPIQRELSVLLANSEKNKEIDACDEAICSAIRKIHEHRRRRAFFLGFSQSPVEFINALIESQSKDLKLVSGEASRSAEKERRSDFFSQPWVEDAVIRYLNRKPVTGSDAPGST; encoded by the exons ATGTCTGTGAACAGTAATAATCAGCCTAAGAGCCTTGGGGTTGGTTCTTCATCCCCATTTGGTAATGCTGGGATGGTAGCCCCATCTATGGGTGGAAACCCAACATTTTCACAATCACAAGCTCATATTGCTGCTGGCTTTCAAAACCAGTTTCAGCTGTCCCAAGCTCAAGCCATTGCCCAGGCACAGTCAAAAGCTCAAGCTCAGGTTCAAGCTGCTCATGCTCAATTCCAAGCTCAGTTGCAAGCACAGGGTCTCACTCTTAACCAGAACCAAGGCATTGCAAATCTTGGTTCTTCTTCACCCTCGCTTTCGACACCCGGTAATTCAGGCTTGAAGCGATTTCCTCAAAAACCTCCTATGCGGCCACCGGGTATTTCCCCAACGAACATGCTCTCATCTTTGAGAACAATGGAACTCACACCTGCTGCTCGTAGAAAGAAGCAGAAGCTCCCAGAGAAGCAGCTGCAAGATAAAGTTTCTGCAATTCTGCCTGAATCTGCTCTGTACACCCAGCTTCTTGAGTTTGAGGCTCGTGTTGATACTGCTCTTTCTAGAAAGAAGGTTGATATTCAGGAAGCCCTTAAAAGCCCACCTTGCATTCAGAAAACCCTTCGCATTTATGTGTTTAACACTTTTGCTAATCAGATTCGTACAATACCAAAGAAGCCCAATGCTGAACCCCCTACTTGGACTCTTAAGATAGTTGGGAGAATCTTGGAAGATGGGATAGATCCGGATCAGCCTGGAGTTGTACAGAAAACAAACCCCTTATACCCAAAGTTCTCATCTTTCTTCAAGAGAGTAACCATTTCCCTGGACCAGAGGCTATACCCTGATAACCACATCATTATGTGGGAAAATGCACGGTCACCTGCACCTCATGAGGGCTTTGAGGTAAAGAGAAAAGGGGATAAAGAATTTACGGTGAATATTCGCTTGGAAATGAATTACATGCCGGAGAAATTTAAGCTTTCACAACCCCTAATGGAAGTTCTTGGAATTGAGGTTGATACCCGCCCGAGAATAATAGCTGCAATCTGGCAGTATGTGAAGGCTAGGAAGTTGCAGAACCCGAATGATCCTTCTTTCTTTTACTGTGATCCACCTCTTCAAAAAGTATTTGGGGAAGATAGGATGAAATTTACGATGGTCTCTCAGAAGATTTCTCAACATTTGTTCCCTCCTCAACCCATACATTTGGAGCATAAGATCAAGCTTTCAGGAAACAGTCCGGTGGGAACTGCTTGTTATGATGTATTGGTTGATGTTCCTTTTCCAATTCAGAGGGAGTTGTCAGTTCTATTGGCCAACTCAGAGAAGAACAAAGAGATTGATGCTTGCGATGAAGCAATTTGCTCAGCAATAAGAAAAATCCATGAGCACCGTCGAAGGCGGGCCTTTTTCCTTGGGTTCAGTCAATCACCAGTTGAATTTATCAATGCTTTGATTGAATCTCAAAGCAAGGATCTGAAGCTTGTATCTGGAGAAGCAAGCCGCAGTGCTGAAAAGGAGCGCCGGTCAGATTTCTTCAGCCAACCGTG GGTTGAAGATGCAGTTATCCGATATCTAAATCGCAAGCCGGTCACAGGAAGTGATGCTCCGGGAAGTACATGA
- the LOC107427925 gene encoding ATPase family AAA domain-containing protein FIGL1 isoform X3 — MAGKEEGIRSSSATAMVEEEEEVCWRKQVDDNLKRLQSLLFGAELALENRDFSSAQLLGLRLIGFLDSHSHSDLDHAFIRPIRRQALSMLDSARRSLSPASDIKAFERAKQVPGCVFGSRGDIEIEKIKKSKYLQALLQQSNEVAVNGLGDKLEKEDKLNKRPLPFHNQNKGQSSFPFQRIEEDRAYGNSSGPKRLHMEINSPKTKSPLSDEDANTDNSGNGFVTAKAKMEMDARQRRGLSGSPSANVSPQSDINAASRGYNGRSYGVPRRGVRGNFIPPIRSNGGNTGNVTSRIAGKSDDALEDSTKRCLDMLCGPDGELPEKLRNLEPRLIEHVSNEIMDKDPNVRWNDIAGLEHAKKCVTEMVIWPLLRPDIFKGCRSPGKGLLLFGPPGTGKTMIGKAIAGEAKATFFYISASSLTSKWIGEGEKLVRALFGVASCRQPAVIFVDEIDSLLSQRKSEGEHESSRRLKTQFLIEMEGFDSGNEQILLIGATNRPQELDEAARRRLTKRLYIPLPSSEARAWIIQNLLEKDGLFKLAKEEIDKICNLTEGYSGSDMKNLVKDASMGPLREALKQGIEITTLKKEDMRPVTLQDFVYALQEVRPSVSLNELGTYEEWNRQFGSLSL, encoded by the exons ATGGCGGGAAAGGAGGAAGGAATACGAAGTTCGTCGGCGACGGCGatggtggaggaggaggaggaggtgtGCTGGAGAAAGCAAGTGGACGATAACTTGAAGAGGCTTCAGTCGCTCCTCTTCGGAGCCGAACTCGCTCTTGAAAACCGCGATTTCTCATCAGCTCAACTCCTCGGGCTAAGACTCATCGGCTTCCTCGACTCTCACTCTCACTCTGATCTCGACCACGCCTTCATCCGCCCCATCCGCCGTCAAGCTCTCTCCATGCTCGACTCTGCTCGTCGTTCCCTCAGTCCCGCTTCCGATAT AAAAGCATTTGAACGAGCAAAACAAGTTCCAGGTTGCGTTTTTGGTTCGAGAGGAGATATTGAGATTGAGAAGATTAAGAAGTCAAAGTACTTGCAAGCTCTTCTCCAGCAGTCTAATGAGGTGGCTGTGAATGGATTG GGAGATAAATTGGAGAAGGAGGACAAATTGAATA AAAGGCCTCTGCCATTTCACAACCAAAACAAAGGTCAAAGCTCCTTTCCTTTTCAAAGAATTGAAGAAGACAGAGCTTATGGAAATTCATCGGGGCCAAAACGTTTGCACATGGAAATAAATAGCCCCAAGACGAAGTCCCCCTTAAGCGATGAAGACGCTAACACTGACAATTCCGGCAATGGATTTGTTACTGCAAAAGCAAAAATG GAAATGGATGCAAGGCAGAGGAGAGGGTTATCTGGATCACCAAGTGCTAATGTCTCCCCACAAAGTGATATCAATGCTGCCAGTAGGGGCTATAATGGAAGATCATATGGTGTTCCACGCCGTGGTGTTCGGGGTAATTTTATCCCCCCTATCAGATCCAATGGTGGAAACACTGGGAATGTGACTTCACGAATTGCTGGAAAGAGTGATGATGCATTAGAGGACTCAACAAAAAGATG tttggaTATGCTATGTGGTCCTGATGGTGAGCTTCCAGAGAAATTAAGAAATTTGGAACCTCGACTCATTGAACATGTTAGTAATGAGATAATGGACAAGGATCCTAATGTTCGATGGAATGATATCG CCGGCTTGGAGCACGCGAAAAAATGTGTGACTGAGATGGTGATATGGCCTCTATTACGTCCTGACATCTTTAAAGGTTGTCGTTCTCCTGGAAAAGGCCTTCTTCTTTTTGGTCCACCT GGAACGGGCAAAACAATGATTGGGAAAGCAATAGCTGGAGAGGCAAAAGCTACCTTTTTCTACATATCTGCTAGTTCACTAACAAGCAAATGG ATTGGTGAGGGTGAAAAGCTAGTGAGGGCCCTATTTGGTGTTGCCAGTTGTCGTCAGCCAGCTGTGATTTTTGTTGATGAAATTGATTCACTCCTCTCTCAG CGGAAGTCAGAAGGTGAACATGAATCTAGTAGAAGACTCAAGACACAGTTCCTCATTGAAATGGAAGGTTTTGACAGTGGGAATGAACAAATTCTACTTATAG GAGCAACAAATCGTCCCCAAGAACTTGATGAAGCAGCACGTAGACGACTTACCAAGAGACTCTATATCCCTTTACCTTCATCAG AAGCAAGAGCTTGGATTATACAAAATCTTCTAGAGAAAGATGGATTATTCAAACTTGCAAAAGaggaaattgataaaatatgcaATTTGACTGAAG GGTATTCAGGATCAGACATGAAAAATTTGGTGAAAGATGCGTCAATGGGTCCGTTGAGGGAGGCTCTAAAACAAGGAATTGAAATAACAACGCTGAAAAAGGAAGATATGCGGCCAGTAACTCTTCAG GACTTTGTGTATGCATTGCAAGAGGTTAGGCCCTCTGTTTCCTTGAACGAATTAGGTACCTATGAGGAATGGAATAGGCAATTTGGGAGCTTGTCACTCTAg
- the LOC107427925 gene encoding ATPase family AAA domain-containing protein FIGL1 isoform X1, with amino-acid sequence MAGKEEGIRSSSATAMVEEEEEVCWRKQVDDNLKRLQSLLFGAELALENRDFSSAQLLGLRLIGFLDSHSHSDLDHAFIRPIRRQALSMLDSARRSLSPASDIKAFERAKQVPGCVFGSRGDIEIEKIKKSKYLQALLQQSNEVAVNGLGDKLEKEDKLNSKASKNMTQVNLTSMYRNNTTRANNGTSKSYLASGSNNSEECLIVERPLPFHNQNKGQSSFPFQRIEEDRAYGNSSGPKRLHMEINSPKTKSPLSDEDANTDNSGNGFVTAKAKMEMDARQRRGLSGSPSANVSPQSDINAASRGYNGRSYGVPRRGVRGNFIPPIRSNGGNTGNVTSRIAGKSDDALEDSTKRCLDMLCGPDGELPEKLRNLEPRLIEHVSNEIMDKDPNVRWNDIAGLEHAKKCVTEMVIWPLLRPDIFKGCRSPGKGLLLFGPPGTGKTMIGKAIAGEAKATFFYISASSLTSKWIGEGEKLVRALFGVASCRQPAVIFVDEIDSLLSQRKSEGEHESSRRLKTQFLIEMEGFDSGNEQILLIGATNRPQELDEAARRRLTKRLYIPLPSSEARAWIIQNLLEKDGLFKLAKEEIDKICNLTEGYSGSDMKNLVKDASMGPLREALKQGIEITTLKKEDMRPVTLQDFVYALQEVRPSVSLNELGTYEEWNRQFGSLSL; translated from the exons ATGGCGGGAAAGGAGGAAGGAATACGAAGTTCGTCGGCGACGGCGatggtggaggaggaggaggaggtgtGCTGGAGAAAGCAAGTGGACGATAACTTGAAGAGGCTTCAGTCGCTCCTCTTCGGAGCCGAACTCGCTCTTGAAAACCGCGATTTCTCATCAGCTCAACTCCTCGGGCTAAGACTCATCGGCTTCCTCGACTCTCACTCTCACTCTGATCTCGACCACGCCTTCATCCGCCCCATCCGCCGTCAAGCTCTCTCCATGCTCGACTCTGCTCGTCGTTCCCTCAGTCCCGCTTCCGATAT AAAAGCATTTGAACGAGCAAAACAAGTTCCAGGTTGCGTTTTTGGTTCGAGAGGAGATATTGAGATTGAGAAGATTAAGAAGTCAAAGTACTTGCAAGCTCTTCTCCAGCAGTCTAATGAGGTGGCTGTGAATGGATTG GGAGATAAATTGGAGAAGGAGGACAAATTGAATAGTAAGGCATCCAAAAATATGACTCAAGTTAATTTGACATCAATGTACAGAAACAACACCACTAGGGCAAATAATGGCACATCCAAGAGTTATTTGGCCTCTGGAAGTAACAATTCTGAGGAATGTCTTATTGTAGAAAGGCCTCTGCCATTTCACAACCAAAACAAAGGTCAAAGCTCCTTTCCTTTTCAAAGAATTGAAGAAGACAGAGCTTATGGAAATTCATCGGGGCCAAAACGTTTGCACATGGAAATAAATAGCCCCAAGACGAAGTCCCCCTTAAGCGATGAAGACGCTAACACTGACAATTCCGGCAATGGATTTGTTACTGCAAAAGCAAAAATG GAAATGGATGCAAGGCAGAGGAGAGGGTTATCTGGATCACCAAGTGCTAATGTCTCCCCACAAAGTGATATCAATGCTGCCAGTAGGGGCTATAATGGAAGATCATATGGTGTTCCACGCCGTGGTGTTCGGGGTAATTTTATCCCCCCTATCAGATCCAATGGTGGAAACACTGGGAATGTGACTTCACGAATTGCTGGAAAGAGTGATGATGCATTAGAGGACTCAACAAAAAGATG tttggaTATGCTATGTGGTCCTGATGGTGAGCTTCCAGAGAAATTAAGAAATTTGGAACCTCGACTCATTGAACATGTTAGTAATGAGATAATGGACAAGGATCCTAATGTTCGATGGAATGATATCG CCGGCTTGGAGCACGCGAAAAAATGTGTGACTGAGATGGTGATATGGCCTCTATTACGTCCTGACATCTTTAAAGGTTGTCGTTCTCCTGGAAAAGGCCTTCTTCTTTTTGGTCCACCT GGAACGGGCAAAACAATGATTGGGAAAGCAATAGCTGGAGAGGCAAAAGCTACCTTTTTCTACATATCTGCTAGTTCACTAACAAGCAAATGG ATTGGTGAGGGTGAAAAGCTAGTGAGGGCCCTATTTGGTGTTGCCAGTTGTCGTCAGCCAGCTGTGATTTTTGTTGATGAAATTGATTCACTCCTCTCTCAG CGGAAGTCAGAAGGTGAACATGAATCTAGTAGAAGACTCAAGACACAGTTCCTCATTGAAATGGAAGGTTTTGACAGTGGGAATGAACAAATTCTACTTATAG GAGCAACAAATCGTCCCCAAGAACTTGATGAAGCAGCACGTAGACGACTTACCAAGAGACTCTATATCCCTTTACCTTCATCAG AAGCAAGAGCTTGGATTATACAAAATCTTCTAGAGAAAGATGGATTATTCAAACTTGCAAAAGaggaaattgataaaatatgcaATTTGACTGAAG GGTATTCAGGATCAGACATGAAAAATTTGGTGAAAGATGCGTCAATGGGTCCGTTGAGGGAGGCTCTAAAACAAGGAATTGAAATAACAACGCTGAAAAAGGAAGATATGCGGCCAGTAACTCTTCAG GACTTTGTGTATGCATTGCAAGAGGTTAGGCCCTCTGTTTCCTTGAACGAATTAGGTACCTATGAGGAATGGAATAGGCAATTTGGGAGCTTGTCACTCTAg
- the LOC107427925 gene encoding ATPase family AAA domain-containing protein FIGL1 isoform X2, giving the protein MAGKEEGIRSSSATAMVEEEEEVCWRKQVDDNLKRLQSLLFGAELALENRDFSSAQLLGLRLIGFLDSHSHSDLDHAFIRPIRRQALSMLDSARRSLSPASDIKAFERAKQVPGCVFGSRGDIEIEKIKKSKYLQALLQQSNEGDKLEKEDKLNSKASKNMTQVNLTSMYRNNTTRANNGTSKSYLASGSNNSEECLIVERPLPFHNQNKGQSSFPFQRIEEDRAYGNSSGPKRLHMEINSPKTKSPLSDEDANTDNSGNGFVTAKAKMEMDARQRRGLSGSPSANVSPQSDINAASRGYNGRSYGVPRRGVRGNFIPPIRSNGGNTGNVTSRIAGKSDDALEDSTKRCLDMLCGPDGELPEKLRNLEPRLIEHVSNEIMDKDPNVRWNDIAGLEHAKKCVTEMVIWPLLRPDIFKGCRSPGKGLLLFGPPGTGKTMIGKAIAGEAKATFFYISASSLTSKWIGEGEKLVRALFGVASCRQPAVIFVDEIDSLLSQRKSEGEHESSRRLKTQFLIEMEGFDSGNEQILLIGATNRPQELDEAARRRLTKRLYIPLPSSEARAWIIQNLLEKDGLFKLAKEEIDKICNLTEGYSGSDMKNLVKDASMGPLREALKQGIEITTLKKEDMRPVTLQDFVYALQEVRPSVSLNELGTYEEWNRQFGSLSL; this is encoded by the exons ATGGCGGGAAAGGAGGAAGGAATACGAAGTTCGTCGGCGACGGCGatggtggaggaggaggaggaggtgtGCTGGAGAAAGCAAGTGGACGATAACTTGAAGAGGCTTCAGTCGCTCCTCTTCGGAGCCGAACTCGCTCTTGAAAACCGCGATTTCTCATCAGCTCAACTCCTCGGGCTAAGACTCATCGGCTTCCTCGACTCTCACTCTCACTCTGATCTCGACCACGCCTTCATCCGCCCCATCCGCCGTCAAGCTCTCTCCATGCTCGACTCTGCTCGTCGTTCCCTCAGTCCCGCTTCCGATAT AAAAGCATTTGAACGAGCAAAACAAGTTCCAGGTTGCGTTTTTGGTTCGAGAGGAGATATTGAGATTGAGAAGATTAAGAAGTCAAAGTACTTGCAAGCTCTTCTCCAGCAGTCTAATGAG GGAGATAAATTGGAGAAGGAGGACAAATTGAATAGTAAGGCATCCAAAAATATGACTCAAGTTAATTTGACATCAATGTACAGAAACAACACCACTAGGGCAAATAATGGCACATCCAAGAGTTATTTGGCCTCTGGAAGTAACAATTCTGAGGAATGTCTTATTGTAGAAAGGCCTCTGCCATTTCACAACCAAAACAAAGGTCAAAGCTCCTTTCCTTTTCAAAGAATTGAAGAAGACAGAGCTTATGGAAATTCATCGGGGCCAAAACGTTTGCACATGGAAATAAATAGCCCCAAGACGAAGTCCCCCTTAAGCGATGAAGACGCTAACACTGACAATTCCGGCAATGGATTTGTTACTGCAAAAGCAAAAATG GAAATGGATGCAAGGCAGAGGAGAGGGTTATCTGGATCACCAAGTGCTAATGTCTCCCCACAAAGTGATATCAATGCTGCCAGTAGGGGCTATAATGGAAGATCATATGGTGTTCCACGCCGTGGTGTTCGGGGTAATTTTATCCCCCCTATCAGATCCAATGGTGGAAACACTGGGAATGTGACTTCACGAATTGCTGGAAAGAGTGATGATGCATTAGAGGACTCAACAAAAAGATG tttggaTATGCTATGTGGTCCTGATGGTGAGCTTCCAGAGAAATTAAGAAATTTGGAACCTCGACTCATTGAACATGTTAGTAATGAGATAATGGACAAGGATCCTAATGTTCGATGGAATGATATCG CCGGCTTGGAGCACGCGAAAAAATGTGTGACTGAGATGGTGATATGGCCTCTATTACGTCCTGACATCTTTAAAGGTTGTCGTTCTCCTGGAAAAGGCCTTCTTCTTTTTGGTCCACCT GGAACGGGCAAAACAATGATTGGGAAAGCAATAGCTGGAGAGGCAAAAGCTACCTTTTTCTACATATCTGCTAGTTCACTAACAAGCAAATGG ATTGGTGAGGGTGAAAAGCTAGTGAGGGCCCTATTTGGTGTTGCCAGTTGTCGTCAGCCAGCTGTGATTTTTGTTGATGAAATTGATTCACTCCTCTCTCAG CGGAAGTCAGAAGGTGAACATGAATCTAGTAGAAGACTCAAGACACAGTTCCTCATTGAAATGGAAGGTTTTGACAGTGGGAATGAACAAATTCTACTTATAG GAGCAACAAATCGTCCCCAAGAACTTGATGAAGCAGCACGTAGACGACTTACCAAGAGACTCTATATCCCTTTACCTTCATCAG AAGCAAGAGCTTGGATTATACAAAATCTTCTAGAGAAAGATGGATTATTCAAACTTGCAAAAGaggaaattgataaaatatgcaATTTGACTGAAG GGTATTCAGGATCAGACATGAAAAATTTGGTGAAAGATGCGTCAATGGGTCCGTTGAGGGAGGCTCTAAAACAAGGAATTGAAATAACAACGCTGAAAAAGGAAGATATGCGGCCAGTAACTCTTCAG GACTTTGTGTATGCATTGCAAGAGGTTAGGCCCTCTGTTTCCTTGAACGAATTAGGTACCTATGAGGAATGGAATAGGCAATTTGGGAGCTTGTCACTCTAg
- the LOC107427926 gene encoding cytochrome P450 94B3, whose translation MGAFLLTLFLHHPFFILLSVSIYILLIILSRLYRVAKFSGNGHGPPSYPFIGCLLSFYRNRYRLLDWYTELLAESPTNTIVVQRFGARRTIITANAENVEYMLKTNFNNFPKGRPFTEILGDFLGFGIFNVDGELWRTQRKLVSHEFSTKSLREYVMNTLQEEVENRLMPVMESLAAAAQEVDLQDLLRRFAFNVICKVSLGIDRCCLDPSESASPLPRAFDAASGISAQRGAAPSFMIWKTKRWLGIGSERKLKAAVKEVHAYVMEIIHTRKKEIEEGEFVGEDLLTRLITARHDEEVTRDMVISFIMAGRDTTSAAMTWLFWLLSCHPNAEKEVVNEIKAVEQEGMLSYESLHELKMLKACLCESMRLYPPIAWDSKHAITDDLLPDSTQVRAGDRVTYFPYGMGRMEALWGKDWMEFKPDRWFLEPDKERGELKEVCPYKFPIFQAGPRICIGKKMAFIQMKYVVASILREFEIRPVGSNRPVFVPLLTAHMAGGLNVSVRKRKTD comes from the coding sequence atgggcGCATTCCTTCTTACTCTCTTCCTTCACCATCCATTCTTTATTTTGTTGTCAGTGTCTATCTACATACTTCTAATAATTCTAAGCCGTCTCTATCGAGTTGCTAAGTTTTCCGGCAACGGCCATGGCCCTCCAAGTTACCCTTTTATAGGGTGCTTGCTTTCCTTCTATAGGAACCGATACCGCCTGTTGGACTGGTACACTGAACTCCTCGCAGAGTCACCCACCAACACCATCGTGGTGCAACGGTTCGGTGCTCGCCGGACCATCATCACAGCCAACGCGGAGAACGTTGAGTACATGCtcaaaacaaatttcaacaacTTCCCAAAAGGAAGACCTTTCACTGAAATACTTGGGGACTTTCTTGGCTTTGGTATATTCAATGTGGATGGAGAGCTATGGCGCACCCAACGCAAGCTTGTCAGCCATGAATTTAGCACCAAGTCTCTGCGAGAATATGTCATGAACACGTTGCAGGAAGAAGTAGAGAACCGGTTAATGCCTGTCATGGAATCCCTGGCAGCTGCAGCTCAAGAAGTAGACTTACAAGACCTCCTAAGAAGATTTGCATTCAATGTGATTTGTAAGGTTTCTTTGGGGATTGATCGCTGTTGCTTGGATCCTTCTGAATCTGCCTCGCCGCTACCAAGAGCTTTCGATGCTGCGTCGGGTATATCTGCTCAGCGTGGCGCTGCACCCTCGTTTATGATTTGGAAGACTAAGAGATGGCTTGGAATTGGATCGGAGAGAAAGCTAAAAGCTGCTGTTAAAGAAGTCCATGCCTATGTTATGGAAATAATTCATACCAGGAAGAAGGAGATCGAAGAAGGAGAATTCGTTGGTGAAGATCTCTTAACAAGGCTAATAACGGCCAGGCATGATGAGGAGGTGACTAGGGATATGGTTATAAGCTTTATCATGGCAGGGAGGGACACAACTTCAGCAGCAATGACATGGCTATTCTGGCTACTTTCTTGCCATCCAAATGCGGAGAAGGAAGTTGTGAATGAGATCAAGGCTGTGGAGCAAGAAGGAATGCTAAGTTATGAATCTTTGCATGAGTTGAAGATGTTAAAGGCATGCCTTTGTGAGTCCATGAGGCTTTACCCGCCAATAGCATGGGACTCAAAGCATGCCATAACCGACGATTTGTTGCCGGATAGCACTCAAGTTCGGGCCGGAGATAGGGTGACCTACTTCCCCTATGGGATGGGGAGAATGGAAGCGTTGTGGGGGAAAGATTGGATGGAGTTCAAGCCAGATCGATGGTTCCTTGAACCGGACAAGGAAAGAGGAGAACTAAAGGAGGTATGTCCTTACAAGTTTCCAATTTTCCAGGCAGGTCCAAGGATCTGTATTGGGAAGAAAATGGCATTTATTCAAATGAAATATGTGGTGGCTTCTATTCTCAGGGAGTTCGAAATCAGACCGGTCGGTTCAAATAGGCCGGTCTTCGTGCCGCTCCTGACAGCCCACATGGCCGGCGGTTTAAATGTTTCGGTTAGGAAGAGGAAGACTGACTAA